The genomic interval TGCTCTTTAACCAACTGATGTATTTGGGATTATCTGTTATGGTGCTAAACTGAAACATACCAGCATACAATGCCGCACAATGCCATTCTAAATCCGGATAAACGTCCCTATTATGCCACTTTTCCCTATTTTTTGAAGGTAAAGCACGGTATTTACCCATTTCTGCAAAAGTTTCAATTTGCCAGTCGGCTACTTTTTGAGTTATGGCTTTCACCTCTTTTGAACTGGACTTTGTTTTCGAAACTTGTGCTTTTATTACAATTGGTAGTAGCAATAAAAGCAAAAGATACACTAGCTTTTTCATTCTTTTAATTTTTAAGTTCCCATTTGACCTCATCTTCCAATTTTGAAGATTTATCTGCAGAAATTATTTTTATCTCGTTTTTCCCTTTATTAAGTGTAATAGCATCAAATGTTATCACATTTATGTCTGATTCTAGTTTTTGTGTTTTTATCTTTTTGTTATTAACATATAAAGTGACCTTTATTAGATTTGTATATACTTTTATGCTGGTCATTGCAGTGGTTCTTACATTATTTCGTCGTTCCGCAATATAAAGTACTGGCGCTTTACTCCAATTGGCTTTGTAAAAATAAAAAGCATCTTTTTTTGTTTTTCGATCAAATGTAACCAGCCCTTTGTGGTTTAAATTTTTAATTCCTCCTCTATTCCAACCTGCTACTGAGAAATCAAACATATTCCAAACGAAAGTCCCCCAAACAAAAGGACGGTCTTTTAGGATTTTCCAAGTAATTTCATGGTATCTCGATTGCTCCATTTCAGGAAAATAATTCCCTTTGGGTTTATCTAATTTTGTTATGTCTTGATGGTTTATGTTCCCTCCCGCTCCATATTCACTTAAACCAATTTTAATTTCGGGATGTTCAAGATGTGATTTATCCAACCAAGTAGCCATTTCTTCGATAGAATTACCATACCAACCAAAATACTTGTTCCACGCTTGGAGGTCTGTAATTCCACCCATATCATCCACCATGTCTCTATCACTAGCCGAAGTGGTCATTCTTGTTTTATCTAGTTTGTGTGCCAGTTGGTTTAATTCTTTGGTCAAGACTACAGCCGGAGCTTTATCTCCATTCCAAGACCTAACCTCATTCCATAATCCCCAAACAAAAATGCTGGGGTGGTTATAGTTTTGCAGTATTAATTCTTTTAATTGTTGGTTGGCATTTCCAGCTTCTCGACTACTCCAATCATGTACAAATGGAATTTCTGACCAAACAAGTACCCCTTTTTTGTCTGCTAATTCATAGGTTTTATCCGAATGTTGATAATGCGACAATCGCAAAGATGTAGCACCAATTTCATCAATTAATTCCATATCGGCAACCAGATTTTCGTCGCTTACTGCTGGCCCCACTTGTTCCCATTCTTGATGTTTACTAACCCCATTTAAACGGTACTCTTTATTATTTAAAATAAATCCTTTATCACCGTCTATAGCAAAAGTTTTTATTCCGAATTTCTGACTGACTTTGTCAACTGAACCGTCTGTAATCAATTGAACATCTAAGGTATATTGATGTGGATTGATACGACCATTCCAAAGAATCGGTTTCGCAATTTCGAACTGACTAACGATGATTGTATCTTTACTTATTGTGTTTAAAGGTTTTGTTTTTTCGAATACAACCTTATTTTCGGCATTTTTCAAGCTGTATTTCAGAATACTATTGGACTGATTATCAATAAAACTTAAATGTGTTCGTACCTCCATTTGTGCTTTGTCAGGAGTTACTTTTGTAGCTTCTACAAAAACCCCAGAACTAGCAAAATAAGTTGGAGTTATTGCACTTTTTGGAGTAGAAAATAACTGTACAGGTCTATAGATTCCACCATAATGGTTGAATAAAGCATCATCGACAGGAATTCTTTTAAAATTGGGTGCATTGGTCACGTTTACTGCCAAAACATTTTGACCTTTACTTTTAATCAAGTTTGTAATTTCGTAACAAAAAGCAGAATAGCCTCCTATATGTGTGCCAATTTTTTTTCCGTTTAAATAAACAGTTGCTTCTTGACCAACGCCTTCAAAACGGATGTAGGTACGTTGCTCGTTCATAGACGCAGCTGCCTCAAATGTAGTTCTGTACCAAGCTTCACCTTTGTAATAGCCAATATCATTGATGGCATCCATAGAATAGGTATGCGGAACTTTCACATTTTGCCATTGAACATCATCGAAAATGGGATTTTCTGCATCATTAGTAACCCCCTTCAAAAATTTCCAATTTTCAATTTTGATTAGATTTCTATGTTGTAAAAAAGGAGCTTGAGCGTGTAATCCTATACCCACTGATAAGATTAATAATAGAATATATTTTTTCATTAATTCTTGCTATTTATTTGTTTTGCTAATAAAACTAGTTCGTACTAAAATTCCAAACTTGTCCAATAGTCATTATTAAACAAAGTACTTCGAGTGGCAAGTTGATCTAAATTGGGAGTTTTGATCTGCGGCAAAGCGTAACAACCTAATTCGGGACGCAAATCATCAATCATAATAAACAGGATATTCGACTGTTTTTGATCGGTATATAAATTTGCACTCCCAATAATAAAAAGGCAAAGCATTAAAAAATCACTTCCTTTTATCGTTCTATATCTCATTTTTATATTTTTAATAAATTAATTCTAAATTTTGTTTACAATCCTTTGTAAATAGGTAGTATTCTCAAATTTAATTCCTTATTTTACTTCTAAACTCCATTAAATATTGTTCATCACAGACAAAAAAATGAATTTGGATTAAATTAGTGA from Flavobacterium ovatum carries:
- a CDS encoding sulfatase-like hydrolase/transferase, whose amino-acid sequence is MRYRTIKGSDFLMLCLFIIGSANLYTDQKQSNILFIMIDDLRPELGCYALPQIKTPNLDQLATRSTLFNNDYWTSLEF
- a CDS encoding glycoside hydrolase family 2 TIM barrel-domain containing protein, which translates into the protein MKKYILLLILSVGIGLHAQAPFLQHRNLIKIENWKFLKGVTNDAENPIFDDVQWQNVKVPHTYSMDAINDIGYYKGEAWYRTTFEAAASMNEQRTYIRFEGVGQEATVYLNGKKIGTHIGGYSAFCYEITNLIKSKGQNVLAVNVTNAPNFKRIPVDDALFNHYGGIYRPVQLFSTPKSAITPTYFASSGVFVEATKVTPDKAQMEVRTHLSFIDNQSNSILKYSLKNAENKVVFEKTKPLNTISKDTIIVSQFEIAKPILWNGRINPHQYTLDVQLITDGSVDKVSQKFGIKTFAIDGDKGFILNNKEYRLNGVSKHQEWEQVGPAVSDENLVADMELIDEIGATSLRLSHYQHSDKTYELADKKGVLVWSEIPFVHDWSSREAGNANQQLKELILQNYNHPSIFVWGLWNEVRSWNGDKAPAVVLTKELNQLAHKLDKTRMTTSASDRDMVDDMGGITDLQAWNKYFGWYGNSIEEMATWLDKSHLEHPEIKIGLSEYGAGGNINHQDITKLDKPKGNYFPEMEQSRYHEITWKILKDRPFVWGTFVWNMFDFSVAGWNRGGIKNLNHKGLVTFDRKTKKDAFYFYKANWSKAPVLYIAERRNNVRTTAMTSIKVYTNLIKVTLYVNNKKIKTQKLESDINVITFDAITLNKGKNEIKIISADKSSKLEDEVKWELKN